The following proteins are encoded in a genomic region of Mus caroli chromosome 18, CAROLI_EIJ_v1.1, whole genome shotgun sequence:
- the Rab27b gene encoding ras-related protein Rab-27B isoform X2: MTHKEQMERQEKRLRFRSLTTAFFRDAMGFLLMFDLTSQQSFLNVRNWMSQLQANAYCENPDIVLIGNKADLPDQREVNERQARELAEKYGIPYFETSAATGQNVEKSVETLLDLIMKRMEKCVEKTQVPDSVNGGNSGKLDGEKPAEKKCAC; the protein is encoded by the exons GTTCCGGAGCCTTACCACGGCCTTCTTCAGAGATGCCATGGGCTTCTTACTGATGTTTGACCTCACCAGTCAACAGAGCTTCTTGAATGTCAGAAACTGGATGA GTCAACTGCAGGCAAATGCTTACTGTGAAAACCCAGACATAGTATTAATTGGCAACAAGGCAGACCTGCCAGACCAAAGGGAAGTCAATGAACGGCAAGCACGGGAGCTGGCTGAAAAATATGG CATACCATACTTCGAAACAAGTGCAGCGACAGGACAGAATGTAGAGAAGTCAGTGGAAACGCTTCTGGACTTAATCATGAAGAGAATGGAAAAGTGTGTAGAGAAGACACAGGTTCCGGACAGTGTCAATGGTGGAAATTCTGGAAAGCTGGATGGGGAAAAGCCAGCAGAAAAGAAATGTGCCTGCTAG